The Ranitomeya variabilis isolate aRanVar5 chromosome 7, aRanVar5.hap1, whole genome shotgun sequence DNA window ATAACGGGATGGGGAGCAGCGATCTCACCTAACACGTCTCTAATCCTAGGCTCGGCCAATGTCTGAGAATCAGAAGCTTCAAAATGGAGCAGATGAGGAAATCGAGATCTTCATCAGACCGGTGCCAGAGCCCACAAGTCCCCCAGACAGTCGGCAGCACAGACAGGACCATCCCACACGTCAGCCGTCCTGCAGTCTGCGAAGATTGGCCATAGTGAGCATCATCTGCGGGGTCTCCTGCGTGGGGATCCGAGCCTTAATCCTGGCTCTGCAGGTACATCCAGTAATAACGTGAT harbors:
- the TMEM265 gene encoding transmembrane protein 265 encodes the protein MTEAQQPQARPMSENQKLQNGADEEIEIFIRPVPEPTSPPDSRQHRQDHPTRQPSCSLRRLAIVSIICGVSCVGIRALILALQAEQACDQEMKSALSRRSRRFSVLSILLFFGFLLSLPFLLVLFSYLMTLIE